One window of Scheffersomyces stipitis CBS 6054 chromosome 1, whole genome shotgun sequence genomic DNA carries:
- the ARG8 gene encoding acetylornithine aminotransferase yields the protein MLRNSTSVLKKSLKLAQRQPFSTTFIRSTTIKSIPDANDDTATGKYITTVTKPYTVTTYARPNLVITHGKGSHLYDLENRQYLDFYSGIAVTCLGHSNPEITNIINDQAGKLMHCSNLFYNLPAGELANKLVDKTKQSGGLHDAQRVFLCNSGTEANEAALKFARKYGKTISPNKTEIITFENSFHGRSMGALSVTPNPKYQQPFAPLIPGVQVATPEDINSVANLISKEKTCAVIIEPVQGEGGVTPISAEFLLQLRKLCSDNDVLLIYDEIQCGLGRTGKLWAHSYLPKEAHPDIVTIAKALGNGFPIGATMITEKVENALQVGDHGTTYGGNPLGSRIGSYVVDTISDDKFLEDVQHKSDLFVAGLNKIAEKYPENIDTVKGKGLLLGLQFNSSLDSGKVVAKCRENGLLVITAGMNVLRIVPALNIPEDVIAEGLAIIDASISQVLAD from the coding sequence ATGTTGAGAAACTCCACTTCAGTGCTTAAGAAGTCACTTAAATTGGCTCAGAGACAGCCTTTCTCCACGACTTTTATCAGATCTACCACTATCAAGTCGATTCCAGATGCTAATGACGACACGGCTACCGGCAAGTACATTACTACTGTGACCAAGCCATATACTGTGACAACTTATGCTCGTCCAAACTTGGTAATCACCCACGGAAAAGGTTCTCATTTGtacgacttggaaaacaGACAGTACTTAGACTTCTACTCCGGAATTGCCGTGACTTGTCTAGGACATTCAAACCCAGAAATCACCAATATTATAAACGATCAGGCTGGAAAATTGATGCACTGCTCTAATctcttctacaacttgCCAGCTGGTGAGTTGGCCAACAAATTGGTGGATAAGACCAAACAGTCCGGCGGTTTGCACGATGCCCAAAGAGTGTTCTTGTGTAACTCTGGTACTGAAGCGAATGAAGCTGCATTGAAGTTCGCCAGAAAGTATGGTAAGACTATTAGTCCGAATAAGACCGAGATAATCACCTTCGAAAACTCGTTCCATGGTAGATCCATGGGTGCTTTGTCGGTGACTCCTAACCCTAAGTATCAGCAGCCTTTTGCACCATTGATTCCTGGTGTTCAGGTGGCTACTCCAGAGGATATCAACAGCGTGGCTAATCTCATCAGCAAAGAAAAAACCTGTGCTGTTATAATAGAACCTGTTCAGGGTGAAGGAGGAGTCACTCCTATTTCTGCGGAGTTCTTGCTCCAATTGAGAAAGTTGTGTAGTGACAACGATGTCTTATTGATCTATGATGAAATTCAATGTGGCTTGGGTAGAACCGGTAAGTTATGGGCTCACTCTTATTTGCCAAAGGAAGCCCACCCAGATATCGTCACAATTGCCAAGGCTCTTGGTAACGGCTTCCCTATTGGAGCCACCATGATCACCGAAAAGGTCGAAAACGCTTTGCAAGTCGGAGACCACGGTACCACGTATGGTGGCAATCCATTGGGCTCGAGAATCGGTTCCTATGTTGTTGATACAATCAGTGACGACAAGTTCTTAGAAGACGTTCAGCACAAGTCCGATTTGTTTGTTGCTggtttgaacaagatcGCTGAGAAGTACCCAGAAAACATCGACACTGTCAAGGGAAAGGGTTTGTTGTTGGGATTACAATTCAACTCTAGCTTGGATAGTGGCAAGGTGGTTGCCAAGTGTCGTGAAAACGGCTTGTTGGTGATCACAGCCGGTATGAATGTCCTTAGAATCGTTCCAGCTTTGAATATTCCTGAAGATGTCATTGCTGAAGGTTTGGCAATCATAGATGCCAGTATTTCCCAGGTCCTTGCTGATTAG
- the ZRG17 gene encoding zinc-regulated protein — protein MSKLQDIFVNDIASEDNDDLLSVADLSHLASANFSSESLTENGNMTSINSAFAPATPTFAGTNGSFSPTLSVNQHYRKYSGNSLSNSPKLVASNGPTMSRSRPKSGLFLLDASNFAIAEDDDVSVQSSIDNTPRSRNADFLQQKLGQNGAVSASPYRSSSPVRNASPSRMPRSYGSKSPVRRSSSPSKSYQPFNFQPQELMLHSNNSGSSLQVKPAHRKGHKYKHSSISMNLFQEPPPALSLSNKALNVPDSYPIPNFRESISSVKPAQKFRLSWSVFHLVMALFIFVVGFKFSLPSFSTLAHLVFYDSLGSLVIVFVDIMSNFEVWNNSSIAYPFGLGRLEVLVGFALSASLIMVGFDLVSHFIEEFIILMYISEGAEPHEGEQHSSHHIHGENGSNANWFVYELVLLFTIAVTLISSNKVLAHDKINEIISTQEPNKSKGGILEEGFSSSKSSKFLTEFQKFINICTRNPTHLLTLIYSTFLVVVPLIPESIVNESAFDLNDIATLVVSLSLVYTGWKLVKTLGGILLCSYPYSDYDYHVLKSNIMDSIMAVDAFKRSHTIDKFYITKFKYDFYVVGLKVVMKGADPDEESTLRYEVDRIIRNEIKNLNEGNTRIEITIDIDRF, from the exons ATGTCAAAACTTCAAGACATTTTCGTCAACGACATCGCTTCCGAAGACAACGATGACTTGTTGTCG GTAGCAGATCTCTCACATTTGGCTTCTGCCAACTTTCTGTCGGAATCATTGACTGAAAATGGCAATATGACTCTGATCAACCTGGCTTTTGCACCAGCTACGCCCACTTTTGCAGGTACAAACGGCTCATTTAGCCCGACATTATCTGTAAACCAACATTATCGGAAATATTCAGGGAATTCGCTTTCGAACTCGCCCAAACTTGTAGCTTCTAACGGACCTACTATGCTGCGATCCAGACCTAAGTCTGGACTCTTTCTTCTAGATGCCAGCAACTTCGCCATAGCCGAGGATGACGACGTTTCGGTACAGAGTTCCATAGATAATACGCCGAGATCACGAAATGCGGATTTTTTGCAGCAAAAATTAGGACAAAACGGAGCAGTTCTGGCGAGTCCTTATAGGTCGTCTTCACCAGTGAGAAACGCTTCTCCGTCAAGAATGCCTCGGTCCTACGGGTCCAAATCCCCAGTCAGAAGAAGCTCGTCGCCTTCCAAGTCGTATCAGCCATTCAATTTCCAACCCCAGGAGCTCATGTTGcattccaacaattcgGGTCTGTCGCTCCAGGTGAAGCCAGCGCACAGAAAGGGGCACAAGTACAAGCACTCGTCGATATCGATGAACTTGTTCCAGGAACCACCTCCAGCACTCTCACTTTCAAACAAGGCACTCAATGTTCCTGATCTGTACCCCATTCCAAACTTCAGAGAGCTGATTCTGTCTGTAAAGCCAGCACAAAAATTCCGACTCTCATGGTCTGTTTTCCATTTGGTTATGGCACTTTTCATCTTTGTAGTAGGCTTCAAGTTCAGCTTGCCATCGTTTTCCACATTGGCACATCTTGTTTTCTACGACTCATTGGGATCGTTGGTCATTGTATTTGTGGATATAATGTCCAATTTCGAAGTGTGGAACAACTCTTCCATAGCCTATCCTTTTGGTTTGGGACGTTTGGAGGTGTTAGTCGGTTTTGCTTTGAGTGCATCGCTTATCATGGTAGGTTTCGACTTGGTGAGCCACTTCATCGAAGAGTTCATCATTCTCATGTACATCTCTGAGGGAGCGGAGCCTCATGAAGGAGAACAACACCTGTCTCATCACATCCATGGAGAGAATGGAAGCAACGCCAACTGGTTTGTGTATGAGCTAGTTCTTCTCTTCACTATTGCAGTAACCTTGATAAGTTCTAACAAGGTGTTGGCCCATGACAAGATAAACGAGATTATCTCCACCCAAGAACCGAATAAAAGCAAGGGAGGaattttggaagaaggaTTTCTGTCCAGTAAAAGCTCGAAGTTCTTAACTGAATTTCAAAAGTTCATCAATATCTGCACAAGAAACCCTACTCATTTACTTACGTTGATATATTCTACCTTCTTGGTTGTAGTTCCATTGATACCTGAACTGATTGTCAATGAATCGGCTTTTGATCTCAATGATATTGCTACGTTAGTGGTTTCTCTATCCTTGGTCTATACTGGCTGGAAATTGGTCAAAACCTTGGGTGGCATATTACTCTGTTCGTATCCTTACTCGGACTACGACTATCATGTTCTCAAAAGTAATATTATGGATAGCATCATGGCCGTTGATGCCTTCAAGCGGTCACACACTATTGACAAGTTCTACATCACGAAATTCAAGTACGATTTCTACGTAGTTGGCTTGAAGGTTGTGATGAAAGGTGCCGATCCAGACGAAGAGTCCACTTTGAGATACGAAGTCGACCGGATCATTCGcaacgaaatcaaaaacTTGAATGAAGGCAACACGCGAATAGAGATCACTATAGATATTGACAGATTCTAA